Below is a genomic region from Clostridiales bacterium.
GAGGCCGAGTATTTTATTTCATTGCCCGAATCGGTAACCGCGCGCTTGAATTTTCTCATAATGTCGTCGGGGCTATCCAGCATCATCACAGCGCCGCCGTTGTCCGACTTGGACATTTTTTTGTCAGGGTCTTGCGAATCCATTATTCTGGCCCCGTCTTTTTTGGACGGGATATAAGGCTCTGGCACCACAAAGGTAGGGCTGTATTTGTTATTAAACCGCATCGCGATATCGCGCGTAAGTTCCAAATGCTGTTTTTGGTCGTCGCCCACGGGCACCAAATCGGCTTGATACAACAAAATATCGGCCGCCATAAGCACGGGATAGCTAAAAAGCCCTATATTGACATTTTCGGGATGCTTGGCGCTTTTTTCCTTAAACTGCGTCATCCTTCGTGCTTCGCCAAACATTGTGTAGCAGCTTAGCACCCAAGCAAGCTCGCAATGGGCGGGCACGTGGGATTGGATAAACAAGGTATTTTTTTTGTAGTCAAGCCCGCACGCCAAATAAAGCGCGATAAGAATGTATGTGTTTTGGCGAAGTTGGGCGGGGACTTGGGATACCGTAAGGCTGTGCAGGTCCACTACGCAATAGTAGCATTCATATTGGTCTTGGAGCTTGACGAAGTTTTTCAAAGCGCCCAAAT
It encodes:
- the trpS gene encoding tryptophan--tRNA ligase — its product is MENQKKVLFSGIQPSGYLTIGNYLGALKNFVKLQDQYECYYCVVDLHSLTVSQVPAQLRQNTYILIALYLACGLDYKKNTLFIQSHVPAHCELAWVLSCYTMFGEARRMTQFKEKSAKHPENVNIGLFSYPVLMAADILLYQADLVPVGDDQKQHLELTRDIAMRFNNKYSPTFVVPEPYIPSKKDGARIMDSQDPDKKMSKSDNGGAVMMLDSPDDIMRKFKRAVTDSGNEIKYSASKPGISNLLTIYSAFTGKSISECEKEFEGKGYGEFKIKVAESVIEGLKPIQAEYARIIKDKPFLEEVIAEGKQKAANASYKTLRKVYKKIGLIL